Proteins encoded together in one Nostoc sp. PCC 7524 window:
- a CDS encoding DUF433 domain-containing protein produces MNSKVELLTRITQTPGQCGGRPCIRGMRIRVSDILEMLGENVTVSEILGDFPDLEAEDIQACLLFAARRTDFPRLTA; encoded by the coding sequence ATGAACTCAAAAGTTGAATTATTAACACGTATTACCCAAACTCCTGGTCAATGTGGAGGTCGTCCTTGTATTCGCGGTATGAGAATCCGCGTGAGCGATATTTTAGAAATGCTGGGGGAGAATGTTACCGTTTCTGAGATTCTAGGAGATTTTCCCGACCTCGAAGCAGAAGATATTCAAGCCTGTTTGTTGTTTGCTGCACGCCGAACAGATTTTCCCCGACTGACAGCATGA
- a CDS encoding PD-(D/E)XK nuclease family protein — translation MSTPERLFVSYHLWSLVAPARGQERLHCQMRRGFIKARQHEPQVKALLNQATPPQRIGILAQKGIYEFHHNRHLLTSSDGVEQVAKLLKLSNSAVQVQQRVIQILKKYYEAPLLLGKRILQLTRGDEGFPKPILIEQDNNRFRLYAAMDCVFTESDAQTLHIVDFKTGKSHFDRRQALVYLLAARYLYPGKEAVASFYNLEFCHESELISLKGHELEALKFELVNIAKKHQQDLQHYQESSQSFHQIFPPNPGYHCRFCPFQSICEFSAYSLQPQPHAGDIKIKNSKLSS, via the coding sequence ATGTCAACCCCCGAACGACTTTTTGTTAGTTATCACCTTTGGTCTTTAGTTGCCCCAGCTAGAGGACAAGAACGTTTGCACTGCCAAATGAGACGGGGGTTTATCAAAGCACGTCAACACGAACCGCAAGTCAAAGCATTATTAAATCAGGCTACCCCACCTCAGCGAATTGGTATACTCGCTCAAAAAGGCATTTATGAGTTTCATCATAATCGACATTTGTTAACTAGCTCAGATGGAGTAGAACAAGTTGCGAAATTACTAAAATTGAGTAACTCGGCTGTACAAGTGCAACAGCGAGTCATACAAATTTTGAAAAAATATTATGAAGCTCCCTTACTTTTAGGTAAAAGAATTCTCCAGTTAACTCGCGGTGATGAAGGGTTTCCCAAACCGATTTTGATTGAACAAGACAATAACCGTTTCCGGTTATATGCAGCAATGGACTGCGTTTTTACTGAATCGGATGCTCAAACTTTACATATTGTAGATTTTAAAACTGGCAAATCTCATTTCGATAGAAGACAAGCATTAGTTTATTTGTTAGCAGCTCGTTATCTTTATCCCGGCAAGGAAGCTGTCGCCTCATTTTATAATCTCGAATTTTGTCACGAATCGGAATTAATTAGCCTGAAAGGTCATGAATTAGAAGCGTTAAAATTTGAGTTAGTCAATATCGCCAAAAAGCATCAACAAGACTTACAGCATTATCAAGAATCATCTCAAAGTTTCCATCAAATATTTCCACCTAATCCTGGTTATCACTGTCGTTTTTGTCCTTTTCAATCCATCTGTGAATTTTCTGCGTACTCCTTACAACCACAGCCCCATGCAGGAGACATCAAAATTAAAAACTCAAAATTGAGCAGTTGA
- a CDS encoding lipopolysaccharide assembly protein LapA domain-containing protein → MKSFANLLISLIVAIWVVAIAILSVQNFEPVSLKFLTFQSIKIPVGIVLAFSAGVGLIGVAILQPLWGLADSGNSRLEEDAEFFVDDEDF, encoded by the coding sequence ATGAAAAGTTTTGCTAATTTGCTGATATCTTTAATTGTGGCGATTTGGGTAGTGGCGATCGCTATTCTTTCCGTCCAAAATTTCGAGCCAGTATCTTTAAAATTCTTAACATTCCAATCAATTAAAATCCCAGTCGGTATAGTGCTGGCGTTTAGTGCTGGTGTGGGGTTGATTGGTGTAGCTATCCTACAACCCCTCTGGGGTCTAGCGGATTCTGGTAACTCCCGTTTGGAAGAAGACGCGGAATTTTTCGTTGATGATGAAGATTTTTAA
- a CDS encoding Uma2 family endonuclease yields MTQALRKLTTFDEFVAKYPDETGKRYELHDGVVVEMPQPTGEHEEVTGFLAFEITRECIRLNLPYFIPKTALVKPPENESAYSPDVLLLNRPNLTNEPLWKKESTVIQGISIPLIIEVVSTAVATSRETRPTHCLTNWRDDYLKKYADYEVMGIPEYWIVDYAGLGGREFIGNPKQPTILVCCLEEGEYTVRKFRSDNLIQSVTFPDLNLTAQQIFNASL; encoded by the coding sequence ATGACTCAAGCCCTACGCAAGCTGACTACATTTGATGAGTTTGTTGCTAAATATCCAGATGAAACAGGGAAACGTTATGAACTCCATGATGGAGTAGTAGTTGAAATGCCACAACCAACAGGAGAACATGAAGAAGTAACTGGATTTTTAGCCTTTGAAATTACTAGAGAGTGTATCCGGTTAAATCTCCCCTATTTCATACCCAAGACAGCATTAGTCAAACCACCTGAAAATGAATCAGCTTACTCGCCGGATGTGCTGTTATTAAATCGACCCAATTTAACCAATGAACCTCTATGGAAAAAAGAATCTACTGTCATTCAAGGAATATCAATCCCACTAATTATTGAAGTTGTAAGTACGGCAGTTGCTACAAGCCGGGAAACCCGTCCAACGCACTGCCTCACAAATTGGCGTGATGATTATTTGAAAAAATACGCTGATTATGAAGTAATGGGGATTCCTGAATACTGGATTGTAGATTATGCAGGATTGGGAGGTAGAGAGTTTATAGGTAATCCTAAACAGCCTACTATTTTAGTTTGTTGTTTAGAAGAAGGTGAATATACTGTAAGAAAATTTAGAAGTGACAACCTTATTCAATCTGTAACCTTCC
- a CDS encoding trifunctional serine/threonine-protein kinase/ATP-binding protein/sensor histidine kinase — translation MLVLSDTLFPISGYRITEQLYCGGKTLVYRGIREQDQKPVVIKLMRNEYPTFNEIAQFRNQYTITKNLDIEGIIQPLSLENYRNGYALVMEDFGGISLKDWIQQSKEQQRYSLTLPEFFPIAITIASILDGLHRDRIIHKDIKPANILINPSTLQVKLIDFSIATLLPREIQNLTNPNVLEGTLAYISPEQTGRMNRGIDYRSDFYSLGVTFFELLSGQLPFTSIDPMELVYCHIAKQPPLLQNTKPEIPQVLCDLVMKLMAKNAEDRYQSAYGIKHDLEICLNKWQDTGKIAPFELALKDVYDRFLIPEKLYGRQQEVASLLAAFERVTRGAIEMVLVAGFSGIGKTAVVNEIHKPIVRQQSYFIKGKFDQFQRDIPLSGLVQAFRDLIGQILLETDHQIQQWRSKILSALGEQAQVIIDVIPELEKVIGKQPQVAELSGIASQNRFNLLFQRFIQVFHTKAHPLVIFLDDLQWADTASLKFMQFLMGQTNAVKENSSLLNREIQDNVWTPIFDGEPWQIEQSENSGQSAATLLLIGAYRNNEVPQTHPLALTLQEIAKTGTTINYIELPPLNQSNLNLLIADTLCCQEEIAVPLSQMVFAKTKGNPFFATQFLRFLHDEGIIKFNFDVGYWQYDINKIQELALTDDVVEFMALQIEKLPKMTQDVLKLAACIGNEFDLKTLAIVHEKSVVDTASDIWKALHEGIILPKTELYKIFQDGNFISDVSAGKVATKLPVINLQPPKYKFIHDRVQQAAYSLIPEIKRKQIHFKIGQLLLSNIPVTEREENIFPLVNQLNIAVELITVQTQRDELAEMNLVAGRKALASTAYTAAVKYLKTGIGLLSDTSWKTKYELTLALHETVAEAAYLAGDFEQMEQFVQVVLLQAKTLLEQVKVYEIKIQAYGAQNKALEAVNTALAFLKLLGVEFPEHPSQADIQLAMSEINTNMNGRMIEDLIHLPEMIEEEPLAVMRILSSAIALAYQAVPELFPVILLKEINLSLIYGNSPLSAFTYSVYGLFLCGVLEDIESGYQFGKLAESLVTKFQAQEVNIKVIETFNQLIRPSKEHIRETLKPLLEVYSAALELGDLEFAAYGLYACSCHTYFIGQELGELGREMDLYTNYIQQIKQERILHWHQIYQQTVLNLRGSVKDLCKLIGDAYDEEKMLPLHIEANDGIALLYFYFCKMQLCYLFTDYPQAIDNAVMLEQYLHGGIGKVVVPLFYFYDSLVQIAVYSEAQETKQKQILEKVTANQAKMENWAYHAPMNYLHKFCLVEAERYRVIGKHLEAIDYYDRAIILAKENEYIHEEALANELAAKFYLEWGKQKIAQTYLTDAYYGYSRWGAKAKVDELTKRYPQILAPILQQEKLSSQLNEKITSSTYQSISNRTNHPTFFGSRTSISDSLDLASVFKASQALSGEIEMEQLLSKLMQVVMENAGASKSALILSKGENLDLSVIAVSYSESFASISTKFPSTCLESSYDVPITLINYVKRSLEIFVTDDANTVAFLGGDRYIVREQPQSILCIPIINQGKLIGILYLENDLTTGAFTRDRVEVLRLLTTQVAISLENAILYENLATANQSLEEQNHTLEKKVAERTQELQEKNQSLQQTLQELQLTQTQLIQSEKMSSLGQMVAGIAHEINNPINFIHGNITHVSEYVQNLLDLLGIHQQECIYPLPKFDERATEIDLEFITQDLPKILESMKVGSSRIRNIVLGLRNFSRLDESEMKPVDIHEGIDNTLMILQHRLKENSNRSQIIVIKEYGKLPLVSCYAGQLNQVFMNIISNAIDALEDKLVTKKLELENTQSSNAIIRITTEKIDNNQVIIKIADNGCGMKKAVLEKIFDPFFTTKPIGSGTGLGLSISYQVVVEKHQGSLTCDSILGKGTEFIIAIPLHQA, via the coding sequence ATGCTAGTATTATCCGATACTTTATTTCCTATTTCTGGATATCGCATAACAGAACAACTTTATTGTGGTGGCAAAACCCTAGTTTATCGGGGTATTAGAGAACAAGACCAAAAACCCGTAGTCATCAAATTGATGCGGAATGAATATCCTACCTTCAATGAAATTGCTCAATTCCGTAATCAGTATACAATTACCAAAAATTTAGACATTGAAGGGATTATTCAACCTCTAAGTTTAGAGAACTATCGTAATGGCTATGCCTTAGTCATGGAGGACTTTGGTGGCATCTCACTCAAAGACTGGATTCAACAGAGTAAGGAGCAACAAAGATACAGTCTAACTCTGCCAGAGTTTTTTCCGATCGCCATAACCATAGCATCTATCTTAGATGGATTACATCGCGATCGCATCATCCATAAAGACATCAAACCTGCCAATATCCTCATTAATCCCAGCACTCTGCAAGTCAAGCTGATTGATTTCAGTATTGCGACTCTGCTACCAAGAGAAATCCAAAACTTGACCAATCCTAATGTCTTAGAAGGGACATTAGCATACATATCCCCTGAACAAACAGGAAGAATGAACAGAGGTATCGATTACCGTAGTGATTTCTATTCTTTGGGTGTAACATTTTTTGAACTTTTGAGTGGACAGTTACCCTTCACTAGCATTGATCCAATGGAGTTAGTGTACTGCCACATTGCTAAACAGCCACCTCTTTTACAAAACACAAAGCCAGAAATTCCTCAAGTCTTGTGCGATCTAGTCATGAAATTAATGGCTAAAAATGCCGAAGACCGCTATCAGAGTGCCTATGGAATCAAGCATGACTTAGAAATTTGTCTGAACAAATGGCAAGATACTGGTAAGATTGCACCCTTTGAGTTGGCGCTTAAGGATGTTTATGACCGTTTTCTCATCCCTGAAAAACTTTATGGTCGTCAGCAAGAAGTTGCATCCTTGCTAGCAGCTTTCGAGCGTGTAACTAGGGGAGCCATAGAAATGGTGTTAGTGGCAGGATTCTCTGGTATTGGTAAAACTGCTGTAGTTAATGAAATTCATAAACCTATTGTCAGGCAGCAGAGTTACTTCATTAAAGGTAAATTTGATCAATTCCAACGTGATATTCCTTTATCGGGATTAGTCCAAGCATTTCGTGATTTAATTGGGCAAATACTTCTAGAAACTGATCATCAAATTCAGCAATGGCGCAGCAAAATTCTGTCAGCTTTAGGTGAACAAGCTCAGGTAATTATTGATGTCATCCCTGAACTAGAAAAAGTTATCGGTAAACAGCCACAGGTTGCTGAACTCTCTGGGATAGCTAGCCAAAATCGCTTTAATCTATTATTTCAAAGATTTATTCAAGTATTTCATACTAAAGCCCATCCCTTAGTGATATTTCTGGATGACTTGCAATGGGCAGACACGGCTTCTTTAAAATTTATGCAATTCTTAATGGGTCAAACAAATGCAGTTAAAGAAAACTCTTCTCTGTTAAATCGTGAAATTCAAGATAATGTATGGACACCCATTTTTGATGGTGAACCTTGGCAAATTGAGCAATCGGAAAATAGTGGGCAATCAGCAGCAACCCTACTACTCATTGGTGCATATCGGAATAATGAAGTTCCCCAGACACATCCACTTGCTTTAACACTACAGGAAATTGCTAAAACGGGTACTACAATTAACTACATTGAACTACCACCTTTAAATCAAAGTAATTTAAATCTTTTAATTGCTGATACCCTTTGCTGCCAAGAAGAAATTGCTGTTCCCCTCAGCCAAATGGTATTTGCTAAAACTAAAGGTAATCCTTTTTTTGCTACACAATTTCTGAGGTTTTTACATGATGAAGGCATAATTAAATTTAACTTTGATGTAGGATATTGGCAGTATGACATTAACAAAATACAAGAATTAGCTCTCACAGATGATGTTGTAGAATTCATGGCTTTGCAAATAGAAAAGCTGCCAAAAATGACTCAGGATGTGCTAAAGTTAGCAGCCTGTATTGGTAATGAATTTGATTTAAAAACTCTGGCGATCGTACATGAAAAATCTGTAGTAGATACAGCATCTGATATATGGAAAGCATTACATGAAGGAATAATTTTACCTAAAACAGAACTTTATAAAATTTTTCAAGATGGTAATTTTATATCTGACGTTTCTGCTGGCAAAGTTGCCACAAAATTACCAGTAATCAACTTACAACCTCCTAAATATAAATTCATCCATGATCGAGTCCAGCAAGCTGCTTATTCTTTGATACCTGAAATTAAAAGAAAGCAAATTCATTTTAAAATTGGGCAGCTACTATTGAGTAATATTCCAGTTACTGAACGGGAAGAAAATATTTTTCCGCTAGTTAATCAATTAAATATAGCAGTAGAGTTAATTACAGTTCAGACTCAACGTGATGAACTAGCTGAGATGAATTTAGTTGCCGGGCGTAAAGCTTTAGCATCAACAGCTTATACAGCAGCTGTTAAGTATTTAAAGACAGGAATTGGGCTACTTTCTGATACTAGCTGGAAAACAAAATATGAACTCACTCTAGCATTGCATGAGACAGTAGCAGAAGCAGCTTACTTAGCTGGTGACTTTGAGCAGATGGAGCAATTTGTTCAGGTAGTGTTGTTACAGGCTAAAACACTACTAGAGCAAGTAAAAGTTTATGAAATTAAAATTCAAGCCTATGGAGCGCAGAACAAAGCTTTAGAAGCTGTCAACACTGCACTGGCTTTTTTGAAATTGCTGGGAGTGGAGTTTCCTGAACATCCAAGCCAAGCTGATATTCAACTAGCAATGTCAGAAATAAACACCAACATGAATGGCAGGATGATTGAAGACTTAATTCACCTGCCAGAAATGATAGAGGAAGAACCGTTGGCAGTGATGCGTATTTTATCAAGTGCGATCGCTCTTGCCTATCAAGCAGTACCTGAGCTTTTTCCTGTTATTCTTTTAAAAGAAATTAATTTATCACTTATATATGGTAATTCACCCTTGTCGGCCTTTACATATAGTGTTTATGGGCTGTTCCTCTGTGGTGTATTGGAAGATATTGAGTCTGGCTATCAGTTTGGTAAACTGGCGGAAAGTCTTGTTACCAAATTCCAAGCTCAAGAAGTAAATATTAAAGTTATTGAGACTTTTAATCAATTGATCAGACCTAGCAAAGAACATATTCGAGAAACATTAAAGCCTTTGTTAGAAGTCTACTCTGCTGCTCTAGAATTAGGAGATTTAGAATTTGCTGCTTATGGTCTTTATGCTTGCTCTTGCCATACTTATTTTATAGGGCAGGAACTAGGAGAGCTTGGTCGAGAAATGGATCTTTATACAAACTATATACAGCAAATCAAACAAGAAAGAATATTGCATTGGCATCAAATATATCAGCAGACAGTTTTGAATTTAAGAGGAAGTGTTAAAGACTTATGCAAGTTAATTGGTGACGCTTATGATGAAGAAAAAATGTTACCGCTTCATATTGAAGCTAATGATGGCATTGCACTTCTGTATTTTTATTTCTGTAAAATGCAACTATGTTATCTGTTTACCGATTATCCTCAAGCTATAGACAATGCTGTAATGCTAGAACAGTATCTGCATGGTGGTATCGGTAAGGTGGTTGTTCCTCTGTTCTATTTTTATGATTCATTAGTACAAATAGCGGTGTATTCTGAAGCTCAAGAAACTAAACAAAAACAGATTCTTGAAAAAGTCACAGCTAATCAAGCAAAAATGGAAAATTGGGCCTATCATGCCCCAATGAATTATTTACATAAATTCTGTTTAGTGGAGGCGGAGCGGTATCGTGTTATTGGTAAACATCTGGAAGCAATAGATTATTATGATCGCGCCATTATCCTTGCCAAAGAAAATGAATACATTCATGAAGAAGCTCTAGCTAATGAACTGGCAGCCAAATTTTATTTAGAATGGGGTAAACAGAAGATTGCTCAAACCTATCTAACCGACGCTTACTATGGCTATAGTCGTTGGGGCGCGAAAGCCAAAGTTGATGAGTTGACAAAACGCTATCCTCAAATACTCGCACCCATACTTCAGCAAGAAAAACTTAGCTCCCAATTGAATGAAAAAATTACCTCTTCCACTTATCAATCAATATCCAACCGGACTAATCACCCAACCTTTTTTGGATCTAGAACCAGTATTTCAGATTCTCTGGATTTAGCATCTGTGTTTAAAGCCTCTCAAGCACTCTCTGGAGAAATTGAGATGGAACAATTACTATCTAAATTGATGCAGGTTGTGATGGAGAATGCAGGAGCATCTAAATCGGCTCTGATTTTGAGTAAAGGTGAGAATTTGGACTTAAGCGTTATTGCCGTCAGTTATAGTGAAAGTTTTGCATCTATCTCTACGAAATTTCCATCCACTTGTTTAGAATCTAGCTATGATGTGCCGATTACTTTGATTAACTACGTTAAACGCTCTTTAGAAATCTTTGTAACTGATGATGCCAATACTGTTGCTTTCCTGGGAGGCGATCGCTACATTGTTCGTGAGCAACCCCAAAGTATCTTGTGCATCCCCATTATTAATCAAGGTAAATTAATAGGTATTCTGTACTTAGAGAATGATTTAACGACGGGAGCATTTACCCGCGATCGCGTAGAAGTTCTCAGGCTGCTTACCACTCAAGTTGCCATATCTCTCGAAAATGCCATCCTCTACGAGAATTTAGCTACCGCCAATCAAAGCTTAGAAGAACAAAACCATACCCTAGAGAAAAAAGTTGCAGAAAGAACTCAAGAACTTCAAGAAAAAAATCAATCTTTACAGCAAACCTTACAAGAGTTACAACTCACCCAAACTCAACTAATACAAAGTGAAAAAATGTCTTCTTTGGGTCAAATGGTGGCGGGCATTGCTCATGAAATTAATAACCCCATTAATTTTATTCATGGCAATATCACCCATGTTAGTGAATATGTACAAAATTTGCTAGATTTACTTGGTATCCATCAGCAAGAATGTATCTATCCTCTACCTAAATTTGATGAAAGAGCCACAGAAATTGACTTAGAATTTATCACACAAGACTTACCAAAAATTCTCGAATCTATGAAAGTTGGTAGTTCACGGATTCGCAATATTGTTCTGGGCTTACGCAATTTTTCCCGACTGGATGAATCAGAAATGAAGCCTGTTGATATTCATGAAGGTATTGATAATACTTTGATGATTTTGCAACATCGACTCAAGGAAAACAGCAACCGTTCTCAGATTATAGTAATTAAAGAGTATGGAAAACTTCCTCTAGTTAGTTGTTATGCTGGTCAACTCAATCAGGTGTTTATGAATATTATTAGTAATGCGATTGATGCTTTAGAAGATAAATTAGTCACCAAAAAATTGGAACTAGAAAACACTCAGTCTTCTAATGCCATAATACGTATTACTACCGAAAAAATAGATAATAATCAAGTAATAATTAAGATTGCTGATAATGGTTGTGGAATGAAAAAAGCAGTCCTAGAGAAAATATTTGACCCATTTTTTACAACTAAACCTATAGGAAGTGGTACAGGTTTGGGATTATCTATTAGCTACCAAGTGGTTGTGGAAAAACATCAAGGTTCGTTAACTTGTGATTCCATCTTAGGAAAAGGAACAGAGTTTATTATTGCAATTCCCTTACACCAAGCTTAA
- a CDS encoding type II toxin-antitoxin system RelE/ParE family toxin produces MQIKWLRRALRNLKQAHDYILKDNPQAAREVILRIQSAANQLESYPLMGRLGRVEGTRELVIANTPYILIYRVKLESVEILRVLHTSKRYPD; encoded by the coding sequence ATGCAGATTAAATGGCTACGTCGCGCGCTGCGTAATTTAAAACAAGCACATGATTACATCCTCAAAGACAATCCACAAGCAGCGCGAGAAGTCATATTGAGGATTCAAAGTGCTGCAAACCAATTGGAGAGTTATCCCTTGATGGGACGACTAGGACGTGTGGAAGGTACAAGAGAATTAGTAATTGCTAATACGCCATACATTCTGATTTACCGAGTCAAACTAGAGTCTGTGGAAATTCTTCGCGTTCTCCACACTTCCAAACGCTATCCAGATTGA
- a CDS encoding phosphoglucomutase/phosphomannomutase family protein, translated as MSGSNSSKIKFGTDGWRGIIADDFTFPNVRKVTRAIASYLETAYTKDRPVLIAYDTRFLADQFAQTAAQVLADLGWNVKVTDRDCPTPVIAYNARHLNSAGALMFTASHNPAPYCGIKYIPDYAGPATPEITDTIVANIETASDELPSGKPSGSISIFDPKPAYLQFIYTLLDLERIKSAQLKVKYDALYSTSRGYLDEVLQQSGTQLESFHTWRDVLFGGGMPEPKGEQLVELVEAVRRDHADLGLATDGDSDRFGIVDELGNVLTPNTVLLVLARHLIKNKGKSGAIVRTVATTHLLDNFAAKHGLPLYETAVGFKYIGEKMRETTVLIGGEESGGLSVIGHIPEKDGVLADMLIAEAIAYEGKPLSQLVKEAIAEADGPLYNKRLDLHLTEAHKNAVIDSYTKNPPSEVAGIAVKEAGRKDGIKLYLAEGSWILLRPSGTEPLVRVYLETNSPEKLSQLAQEMENAIAKLG; from the coding sequence ATGAGTGGTAGCAATTCTAGCAAGATAAAGTTTGGTACTGATGGCTGGCGCGGCATTATAGCCGATGACTTCACTTTTCCCAACGTGCGGAAGGTGACAAGAGCGATCGCAAGTTACCTAGAGACAGCCTATACAAAAGATAGACCAGTTCTAATTGCCTACGATACGCGATTTTTAGCTGACCAATTTGCCCAGACAGCAGCCCAGGTATTGGCAGACTTAGGGTGGAATGTCAAAGTTACTGATCGGGATTGCCCTACACCAGTAATCGCTTATAACGCCCGTCACCTGAATTCGGCTGGTGCGTTGATGTTTACTGCTAGTCATAATCCAGCACCTTACTGTGGGATTAAATATATCCCTGACTATGCTGGTCCTGCCACTCCAGAAATTACTGATACTATTGTGGCAAATATAGAAACTGCATCGGATGAGTTGCCGAGTGGCAAACCATCAGGTTCTATTTCTATTTTCGATCCCAAACCAGCCTATCTCCAATTTATCTATACATTGCTGGATTTGGAACGAATTAAGAGCGCCCAGCTAAAAGTCAAGTATGATGCGTTATATTCTACATCCCGTGGCTATTTAGATGAAGTTCTGCAACAAAGTGGCACACAATTAGAAAGTTTCCACACTTGGCGGGATGTGTTATTTGGTGGCGGAATGCCAGAACCCAAGGGCGAACAGCTAGTTGAGTTAGTCGAAGCAGTCCGCCGAGATCATGCAGATTTAGGACTGGCGACAGACGGCGATAGCGATCGCTTTGGTATTGTGGATGAATTAGGCAACGTCCTCACCCCTAACACGGTGCTTTTGGTGTTAGCGAGACATTTAATCAAAAACAAAGGTAAAAGCGGCGCAATTGTCCGCACAGTGGCGACAACGCACCTATTAGATAACTTTGCTGCAAAACACGGCTTACCCCTTTATGAAACAGCCGTAGGTTTTAAATACATCGGTGAAAAAATGCGCGAAACCACCGTACTAATTGGTGGTGAGGAATCCGGCGGTTTAAGTGTAATTGGGCATATTCCTGAAAAAGACGGTGTTTTAGCTGATATGCTGATTGCCGAAGCGATCGCCTACGAAGGTAAACCCTTGAGTCAATTAGTCAAAGAAGCGATCGCCGAAGCCGACGGCCCTCTCTATAACAAACGTCTGGATTTACACTTAACAGAAGCCCATAAGAATGCCGTCATTGACTCCTACACCAAAAATCCTCCTTCCGAGGTAGCCGGGATTGCTGTCAAAGAAGCCGGACGCAAGGATGGGATTAAGCTGTATTTAGCAGAAGGTAGCTGGATATTACTACGTCCCTCTGGTACAGAACCACTGGTACGCGTTTATTTAGAAACCAACTCACCAGAGAAACTTAGCCAACTCGCCCAAGAAATGGAGAATGCGATCGCTAAGTTAGGATAG
- a CDS encoding class I SAM-dependent methyltransferase, with product MLLRPDQRLKLDDTDDQLFYAYPRFVTHVDEGFIQQLTDLYRERLQPNTRILDLMSSWVSHLPEEMAFAHIEGHGLNAEELARNPRLNHYFVQNLNDNPALPLPDQDFDAVINCVSVQYLQYPEAVFSEIHRLLKPGGVAIFSFSNRMFFQKAIQAWRDASEIARVELVKRYFASVSGFTAPEIIVNKSTMPNFLQWLGAPGGDPFYAAIAYRQR from the coding sequence ATGTTGCTCAGACCGGATCAACGTTTGAAATTAGATGACACTGATGATCAGCTGTTTTATGCTTATCCCCGCTTCGTTACCCATGTTGATGAAGGTTTTATCCAACAGCTAACTGATTTATATAGAGAACGATTGCAACCAAACACACGCATCCTAGATTTGATGAGCAGTTGGGTATCTCATCTACCGGAAGAGATGGCGTTTGCTCATATTGAGGGACACGGACTCAATGCTGAGGAATTAGCCCGCAATCCTCGGTTAAATCATTACTTTGTGCAGAATCTCAACGATAATCCGGCTTTACCTCTACCAGATCAAGATTTTGATGCGGTGATCAATTGCGTATCAGTACAATATTTGCAATATCCAGAGGCCGTCTTTTCAGAAATTCACCGCCTTCTCAAACCTGGTGGTGTGGCCATTTTCAGCTTTTCTAACCGAATGTTCTTTCAAAAGGCGATTCAAGCTTGGCGAGATGCTTCGGAAATAGCGCGAGTGGAATTAGTCAAACGCTACTTTGCCTCAGTATCGGGATTTACTGCGCCAGAAATTATTGTTAACAAGTCAACAATGCCTAATTTCTTGCAGTGGTTAGGTGCGCCAGGGGGAGATCCGTTTTATGCCGCGATCGCTTACCGCCAACGTTGA
- a CDS encoding CopG family ribbon-helix-helix protein produces the protein MSKENITFRIESDKKLALEAIAKGINRDRSYVLNEAIDAYLEMHQWQIEEIHKGIAEADAGDFASDEEVMATFAMLTNAD, from the coding sequence ATGAGTAAAGAAAATATTACATTTCGGATAGAGAGTGACAAAAAGCTGGCACTGGAAGCAATTGCCAAAGGTATAAACCGCGATCGCTCTTATGTACTCAATGAAGCTATAGATGCTTATCTAGAGATGCACCAATGGCAAATAGAAGAAATTCACAAGGGAATTGCTGAAGCTGATGCAGGAGACTTTGCCAGCGATGAGGAAGTAATGGCAACTTTTGCAATGCTTACCAATGCAGATTAA